The following proteins are co-located in the Anser cygnoides isolate HZ-2024a breed goose chromosome 2, Taihu_goose_T2T_genome, whole genome shotgun sequence genome:
- the PAG1 gene encoding phosphoprotein associated with glycosphingolipid-enriched microdomains 1 — MGPDGGFFSSGRVHIILWGSLAAVTTLLFLTFLIFLCSSCNREKKSKHQNGDHENLMNVPSEKEVFSHSITSSATEPPPSSEQNGALSNGEVLSEDSTTACIQPYEEVQTSVSDLLDPQDSLGKSIKCHQSRELPSIPPNNTMETIISARNAENDQGLGMEGPYEVLKDSSSQENIVEDCLYETVKEIKDVGAAANMERSCNRKSAASLMVSEGQDQNPECRIESAEYASVDRNKKSRQSANSESPLDNTPDVEDELPPPVPMKLLDENENVQEKEVEEGEGTEGASEPEKRHSSMSYKSREEDPSLTEDEISAMYSSVSKPGQAIKALDSPYTCIQEIASQRSPSVCSGLYASVKDFENTLSTTTVPQSADRPNGELEPDYEAIQAVSQEEDRTLSVPSTNHTALSGENDYESIGDLQHHRDVTRL; from the exons ATGGGACCAGACGGTGGCTTCTTCAGCAGTGGACGGGTCCACATCATCCTGTGGGGAAGCCTGGCAGCTGTGACAACACTCCTGTTCCTCaccttcctcatcttcctctgctccagctgcaacAG GGAAAAGAAGTCCAAACATCAGAATGGAGATCATGAAAATCTGATGAACGTG CCTTCCGAGAAGGAGGTGTTCAGCCACTCCATCACGAGCTCGGCCACGGAGCCGCCCCCCAGCAGCGAGCAGAACGGGGCGCTCAGCAATGGCGAGG TGCTCTCAGAGGACAGTACAACTGCCTGTATCCAGCCTTATGAAGAAGTACAAACATCTGTCTCTGATCTGCTAGATCCACAAGACAGTCTTGGAAAATCCATAAAATGTCACCAGAGCCGGGAACTACCCAGTATTCCCCCTAACAATACCATGGAAACCATCATCTCAGCTAGGAATGCAGAAAATGATCAAGGTCTTGGAATGGAAGGGCCTTACGAAGTCTTAAAAGACAGCTCCTCTCAAGAGAACATAGTTGAAGACTGCTTGTATGAAACTGTGAAGGAAATCAAAGACGTTGGAGCAGCAGCCAACATGGAAAGAAGCTGCAACAGAAAGTCAGCAGCTTCACTGATGGTATCTGAAGGTCAGGATCAGAATCCTGAGTGCAGAATTGAATCGGCAGAATACGCATCTGTAGACCGAAATAAAAAAAGTCGCCAAAGCGCTAATTCAGAAAGCCCTCTTGACAACACACCAGATGTAGAAGATGAGCTTCCCCCTCCAGTACCCATGAAACTTCTTGATGAAAATGAGAACGtgcaagaaaaagaagtggaagaaggagaaggaacagAAGGAGCAAGTGAACCAGAGAAG AGGCATAGTTCGATGTCTTACAAGTCTCGGGAGGAAGATCCATCTCTTACAGAAGACGAG ATCTCAGCCATGTATTCTTCAGTGAGCAAGCCAGGACAGGCCATCAAGGCACTGGATTCTCCTTACACCTGTATTCAAGAAATCGCATCTCAGAGGTCCCCGTCTGTTTGCAGTGGCCTCTATGCAAGCGTGAAGGACTTTGAAAACACCCTCAGTACTACCACTGTGCCTCAGTCAGCAGACAGACCCAACGGGGAGCTGGAGCCTGACTATGAAGCTATCCAGGCAGTGAGCCAAGAAGAAGACAGGACCTTGTCTGTGCCTAGCACAAACCACACTGCTCTTTCGGGAGAGAATGACTATGAGAGCATAGGGGATTTGCAGCACCACAGGGATGTCACCAGACTTTAA